A window of Paenibacillus polygoni contains these coding sequences:
- a CDS encoding LLM class flavin-dependent oxidoreductase, with translation MEIGISTFAETSPDVHTGEVMSHAQRLREVVEEIVLADEVGLDVYGVGEHHRKDYAASSPAMVLAAAAAQTSHIRLTSAVTVLSSADPVRVFQDFATLDGISNGRAEIMAGRGSFIESFPLFGYDLNDYDTLFDEKLDLLLKLRESEKVTWSGTHRPAIQNLGVYPRPVQDPLPIWIGSGGNQESVIRAGLLGLPLVLAIIGGRPTQFAPLVQLYKKAATHAGHDASKLAVASHSHGFVGDDLESAVDTFFLPTQQSMNVIGKERGWPSYTRSSYDAARSLEGALYVGDPQTVAEKIIYLRKNVGITRFMLHVPLGTMPHADVMRAIELLGTKVAPMVRTEIAKWEAAGGI, from the coding sequence CGTGAAGTAGTCGAGGAGATCGTGCTTGCAGATGAGGTAGGCCTTGATGTATATGGAGTAGGGGAGCATCATCGAAAAGATTATGCGGCTTCGAGTCCCGCTATGGTACTGGCTGCAGCAGCAGCCCAAACAAGCCATATTCGCTTAACAAGTGCAGTAACAGTGCTGTCTTCGGCTGATCCTGTACGTGTCTTTCAGGATTTTGCTACACTAGATGGGATTTCAAATGGCCGAGCAGAGATTATGGCAGGACGGGGTTCCTTTATTGAATCCTTCCCCTTGTTTGGATATGATCTGAACGATTATGATACGTTATTTGATGAAAAACTGGATCTCTTACTAAAGTTACGTGAATCCGAAAAAGTAACCTGGAGCGGTACACATCGTCCGGCAATTCAAAATCTAGGCGTATATCCGCGTCCGGTGCAAGATCCGCTGCCAATATGGATTGGAAGCGGCGGCAATCAGGAGTCCGTCATTCGTGCCGGTCTACTTGGTTTACCGCTGGTACTTGCGATCATTGGGGGCAGACCGACTCAGTTTGCGCCGCTCGTTCAGTTATATAAAAAAGCAGCAACCCATGCTGGTCATGATGCTTCCAAGCTGGCGGTTGCCTCTCATTCTCATGGTTTTGTAGGTGATGATTTAGAGTCTGCAGTAGATACCTTCTTCCTGCCGACGCAGCAGAGCATGAACGTGATTGGCAAGGAACGTGGCTGGCCTTCTTATACTCGTTCGAGTTATGATGCCGCTCGTAGTCTCGAAGGAGCACTATATGTAGGTGATCCGCAGACAGTGGCAGAGAAGATCATTTATCTACGCAAAAATGTGGGCATCACCCGGTTTATGCTGCATGTTCCTCTTGGTACGATGCCGCACGCGGACGTAATGCGGGCGATCGAACTGCTGGGCACCAAAGTAGCCCCTATGGTCCGTACAGAGATTGCAAAATGGGAAGCTGCAGGCGGTATCTAA